In Pochonia chlamydosporia 170 chromosome 3, whole genome shotgun sequence, the following are encoded in one genomic region:
- a CDS encoding Pal1 cell morphology protein (similar to Metarhizium acridum CQMa 102 XP_007807153.1) — MSSPGSFQQGQLPSPGLSINLSSNNPFRNRAASPASLEAAFASPTSTSPFDDPTPRQRPISRNPFLDQSQQPLKSPSALSSKSEHKSLSAEEIFDSLTLDDNMANDKLPPALTAQRRPSDQPIVPRTGTQQQPSNKHRPTKSQEEALRAKKPGPAPGPRPEAAQASRSPQRKPFRRPRRNSDSSVMDFNAQPITAEEMKIIEEHRMRDRQRREKALREKAARDKEGREKEDREGREGREGREPRDKEREGKGRSKSGRPSRPSRRMDIIDQLDATSIYGTGLFHHDGPFDALNPHRNRQSSRRAPMQAFPKDSLNNSLGGMGPLNRNPDHATFLGHGTDEAFRDYSSGGKNKNGYNYPNSSSAEPAIFDPIARGTLVHGDESYGLGTSTFLEGTPAARSAIARRQAEQQQEFAEGGLQRKKSLAQRIRHINRGPRDMPSGRLTNPDAISSKRSPESVPLASSVGSEPNPFFAEFSKGEESISVKPRNGAKSPNSPTAIPRRLSGSALERRATTDATTPVEDAAPTKPSGILGRMKSLKGGRRPKNTETNPQPAAPGMAM, encoded by the exons ATGTCTAGCCCAGGTTCTTTCCAGCAAG GGCAACTTCCCTCTCCCGGACTGTCAATCAACCTATCCTCAAACAACCCTTTCCGCAACCGCGCAGCATCTCCTGCAAGCCTGGAGGCCGCTTTTGCGTCGCCAACATCTACCTCGCCCTTCGATGATCCTACTCCGCGACAGAGACCAATATCGCGAAATCCATTCCTTGACCAATCTCAGCAACCACTGAAGTCTCCTAGTGCGCTTTCTAGCAAGTCGGAACACAAGTCGCTGTCTGCCGAAGAAATTTTC GATTCACTGACACTCGACGATAATATGGCCAACGACAAGCTACCCCCAGCTCTGACGGCTCAGCGACGTCCATCGGACCAACCCATCGTCCCCCGCACTGGaacacagcagcagcctaGTAACAAGCATCGACCTACCAAGTCGCAGGAGGAAGCTCTGAGGGCAAAGAAACCAGGGCCAGCCCCAGGTCCTCGGCCAGAGGCAGCGCAAGCATCGCGGTCCCCACAGAGAAAGCCATTTCGGCGACCACGACGAAACTCAGACTCATCCGTAATGGATTTCAATGCTCAGCCCATTACAGCAGAAGAGATGAAAATCATTGAAGAGCATCGTATGCGAGATCGACAACGTCGCGAAAAGGCCCTTCGTGAAAAAGCTGCCCGTGATAAAGAGGGCCGCGAGAAGGAGGATCGTGAGGGTCGTGAGGGCCGTGAGGGCCGGGAACCTCGTGACAAGGAGCGAGAAGGTAAAGGACGAAGCAAATCTGGTCGACCAAGCCGCCCCAGCCGACGGATGGACATTATCGATCAGTTGGATGCAACCAGCATTTATGGCACAGGCC TCTTCCACCATGATGGCCCGTTTGATGCATTGAACCCTCATCGAAACCGACAAAGCAGCAGGCGTGCGCCGATGCAAGCCTTTCCTAAAGACTCTCTTAACAACTCGTTGGGTGGTATGGGTCCTCTTAACCGTAATCCAGACCATGCCACGTTCTTGGGCCACGGCACAGATGAAGCATTCCGCGACTACTCCAGCGGAgggaagaacaagaatggATACAACTACCCAAACAGCTCTAGTGCAGAGCCAGCGATTTTTGACCCCATTGCTCGTGGAACCCTGGTCCACGGAGACGAGAGTTACGGCTTAGGAACATCTACTTTCCTCGAGGGCACGCCAGCTGCTCGAAGTGCAATCGCCCGAAGGCAGGCAGAACAGCAGCAAGAATTTGCTGAAGGCGGCTTGCAACGCAAGAAGTCTCTGGCGCAACGAATTCGCCACATCAACAGAGGGCCCAGAGATATGCCATCTGGCAGACTGACAAATCCCGATGCGATTTCCAGCAAACGGTCACCAGAATCCGTGCCGTTAGCCTCTAGTGTTGGCTCGGAACCTAACCCTTTCTTTGCCGAGTTTAGCAAGGGTGAGGAAAGCATCAGTGTCAAACCTCGAAATGGAGCCAAGTCCCCGAACAGCCCTACAGCCATTCCTCGGCGGTTATCAGGCTCGGCGCTGGAACGGAGAGCCACGACAGATGCCACGACGCCTGTGGAAGATGCCGCTCCTACAAAGCCTAGTGGCATCCTTGGGCGGATGAAGAGTTTAAAGGGTGGAAGACGGCCTAAGAACACGGAAACCAACCCTCAGCCAGCTGCTCCTGGGATGGCAATGTAG
- a CDS encoding oxidoreductase, short chain dehydrogenase/reductase family (similar to Metarhizium acridum CQMa 102 XP_007807152.1), which produces MSAVLVIGATRGLGASLVRRFAATGNSVVYGTSRSSTVPTGFPEHVKWLSAIDLMKSSVGDDIVKYFVDSKPLSTVIITAGHFSTEDISAEKGPNWDAELQMYTTSSVAPVFIVHRLVHAGLLAQGSKVVLVSSEAGSIGLRHEKEGGGNYAHHASKSALNMVGKLLSLDLKERGVIVSIVHPGFMRTEMTKGVGYDKYWDAGGAVTPDEAASSLIKWTDELDISKSGEYWAPRGPRDIGTAAETLGTNLKTPLHLPW; this is translated from the exons ATGTCGGCAGTCCTCGTCATCGGTGCCACTAGAGGTTTGGGTGCCAGTCTCGTCAGGCGATTTGCCGCAACGGGAAACAGCGTCGTATACGGCACCTCGCGGTCGAGTACGGTCCCTACCGGATTCCCAGAGCATGTCAAGTGGCTCAGTGCCATTGatttgatgaagagctctGTGGGAGATGATATTGTCAAATATTTTGTCGACTCTAAGCCGCTGTCAACAGTC ATCATCACAGCTGGCCACTTCTCCACAGAGGATATAAGTGCTGAAAAGGGACCAAACTGGGATGCCGAGCTTCAAATGTATACAACGAGCTCGGTTGCACCAGTCTTTATTGTTCATCGGCTCGTCCACGCGGGATTGCTAGCCCAAGGGTCCAAGGTGGTTCTGGTATCTTCTGAGGCTGGGAGTATAGGTCTTCGCCACGAGAAGGAGGGTGGTGGTAACTATGCCCACCATGCTAGCAAGTCAGCACTCAATATGGTCGGTAAACTACTTAGCCTGGACCTGAAGGAGAGAGGTGTCATTGTTAGTATTGTCCACCCTGGATTTATGCGAACCGAAATGACGAAGGGTGTTGGTTATGACAAGTATTGGGATGCAGGAGGTG CCGTCACGCCTGATGAAGCGGCTTCATCTCTTATCAAGTGGACTGATGAGTTGGATATTTCCAAATCTGGGGAGTACTGGGCACCAAGAGGGCCAC GAGACATTGGTACAGCCGCAGAGACGTTGGGAACCAATTTGAAAACGCCTCTCCATCTGCCATGGTGA
- a CDS encoding NUDIX hydrolase domain-containing protein (similar to Metarhizium robertsii ARSEF 23 XP_007823614.1): MATTTTTTTNNHTAIEHQIALQGVTLSNNTIPPTEFLMRCAPSPSLMISCGCIIVDPSARKIAIVHDPDTNITQLPKGRKNINEDIHAAALREAHEETGIPVKPLPLRIATRATPTEDMMHLVRKTAEGYPEDVTCEVENCEPVAVCYHRCSGTLAFKLVFWYAAQGDSAVKPVDGTKEVWEEQYQVDWVDARSAAGRMSMVADGEVIDKVIADMVASGYDI; encoded by the coding sequence ATGGcgacaaccacaaccacaaccaccaacaaccacacTGCCATAGAACACCAAATCGCCCTCCAAGGCGTCACcctctccaacaacaccatcccccCCACCGAATTCCTCATGAGATGcgccccctccccctccctCATGATCTCCTGCGGctgcatcatcgtcgacCCGTCCGCCCGCAAAATCGCCATCGTCCACGACccagacaccaacatcacacaACTCCCCAAGGGCCGCAAAAACATCAACGAGGACATCCACGCCGCCGCCCTCCGCGAGGCCCACGAGGAGACGGGCATCCCCGTGAAGCCGCTGCCCCTCAGGATTGCCACGCGAGCCACGCCAACCGAGGACATGATGCATCTGGTGCGCAAGACGGCAGAGGGGTACCCCGAGGATGTAACGTGCGAGGTGGAGAACTGCGAGCCCGTGGCCGTGTGCTATCATCGCTGCTCGGGGACGTTGGCCTTCAagctggtgttttggtaTGCGGCGCAGGGGGATTCGGCTGTGAAGCCCGTGGATGGGACGAAAGAGGTCTGGGAGGAGCAGTATCAGGTTGACTGGGTGGATGCGAGGAGCGCGGCTGGCAGGATGAGTATGGTTGCGGATGGGGAGGTTATTGACAAGGTTATTGCGGATATGGTTGCTTCTGGATATGATATTTAG